Proteins encoded by one window of Candidatus Acididesulfobacter guangdongensis:
- a CDS encoding DedA family protein — protein MNSAILKFFSSLIAIAISFGYAGIIFLMILESCALPISSEIVLGTAGFLSGEGKFNFYLIIIAATAGTLIGSSLLYLIGAKGGRLFLEKYGKYLLISKKDIDRAQEWFLKYGSFAVLIGIMLPVIKTYIGFPPGTTLMSYKKFAVFIIIGSAIYNTIVVYLGLKLGQNINLIMPYFHKLGLAAVIAVFILFAVYIYIHVKRAFDR, from the coding sequence GTGAATTCAGCCATATTAAAATTTTTTTCATCCCTTATAGCCATAGCAATTTCATTCGGGTATGCGGGCATCATATTTTTAATGATTTTAGAGAGCTGCGCTCTGCCTATCTCTTCGGAAATTGTGCTTGGCACTGCCGGTTTCCTTTCAGGTGAAGGGAAATTTAATTTCTATTTAATAATCATTGCCGCCACTGCCGGAACGTTAATAGGTTCTTCGCTGCTCTATCTTATCGGCGCAAAGGGCGGGAGGCTTTTTTTAGAAAAATACGGAAAATATCTGCTTATAAGCAAAAAGGATATTGACAGAGCGCAAGAATGGTTTTTGAAATACGGAAGTTTTGCCGTGCTGATAGGAATAATGCTTCCAGTAATAAAAACATATATAGGTTTTCCGCCGGGGACTACTCTTATGAGTTATAAAAAATTCGCCGTTTTTATAATTATCGGTTCTGCTATCTACAATACCATTGTTGTTTATCTCGGTTTAAAACTGGGACAAAATATAAATTTAATTATGCCTTATTTTCATAAATTGGGACTGGCTGCAGTTATTGCAGTGTTTATTCTGTTTGCGGTTTATATTTATATACATGTAAAGAGAGCTTTTGACAGGTAA